The nucleotide sequence CCAAAGAGAGTTGAGGGGGCTAAGATTGCACTCATCAACGACGCAATCGAGGTCAAGGAGACAGAGACAGATGCTGAGATCAGAATCACAAGCCCAGAGCAGCTCCAGGCATTCCTCGAGCAAGAGGAGAGAATGCTCAAGGAGATGGTTGACAAGATCGTTGCAACAGGAGCAAACGTTGTCTTCTGCCAGAAGGGAATTGACGACTTGGCACAGCACTACTTAGCCAAGGCTGGAATCTTGGCAGTCAGAAGAGTCAAGAAGAGCGACATGGAGAAGCTTGCAAAAGCAACAGGAGCTAAGATCGTCACAAACATCAGAGACCTCACACCAGATGACCTCGGTTACGCAGAGGTTGTTGAGGAGAGAAAGGTCGCTGGCGAGAACATGATCTTCGTTGAGGGCTGCAGGAATCCAAAGGCAGTAACAATCCTCATCAGAGGTGGAACAGAGCACGTCGTTGATGAAGTCGAGAGGGCAATGGAGGACGCTATAAAGGTCGTCAAGGACATCATTGAAGACGGCAAGATTGTTGCTGGTGGTGGAGCAAGCGAGATCGAGCTCAGCGTCAAGCTCGACGAGTACGCTAAGGAAGTCGGTGGAAAAGAGCAGCTCGCTATCGAGGCATTCGCTGAGGCACTCAAGGTCATTCCAAGAACATTAGCAGAGAACGCTGGACTTGACCCAATCGAGACACTCGTTAAGGTCATTGCAGCACACAAGGAGAAGGGACCAACAATTGGTGTTGATGTCTTCGCAGGAGAGCCAGCAGACATGATGGAGAGGGGTGTCATCGAGCCAGTGAGAGTCAAGAAGCAGGCAATCAAGAGCGCAAGCGAAGCAGCAATCATGATACTCAGAATCGACGACGTCATTGCAGCAAGCAAACTCGAAAAGGAGAAGGAAGGCAAGGGTGGAGAAACTGGAGGAGAAGACACTGAGTTCTGATCTCTCTAATTCTTTTTGAGTTTTTCAATTTCCTCTTCAAGCCTCTTCAGCTTCTCCTTGGCTCTTCTC is from Thermococcus paralvinellae and encodes:
- the thsB gene encoding thermosome subunit beta — translated: MAQLAGQPILILPEGTQRYVGRDAQRLNILAARIVAETVRTTLGPKGMDKMLVDSLGDIVITNDGATILDEMDIQHPAAKMMVEVAKTQDKEAGDGTTTAVVIAGELLRKAEELLDQNIHPSIIVKGYTMAAEKAQEILDSIAKDVDVSDEETLLKAAITSITGKAAEEEREYLAKLAVEAVKQVAEKVGDKYHVDIDNIKLEKKEGGSVKDTRLVKGVVIDKERVHPGMPKRVEGAKIALINDAIEVKETETDAEIRITSPEQLQAFLEQEERMLKEMVDKIVATGANVVFCQKGIDDLAQHYLAKAGILAVRRVKKSDMEKLAKATGAKIVTNIRDLTPDDLGYAEVVEERKVAGENMIFVEGCRNPKAVTILIRGGTEHVVDEVERAMEDAIKVVKDIIEDGKIVAGGGASEIELSVKLDEYAKEVGGKEQLAIEAFAEALKVIPRTLAENAGLDPIETLVKVIAAHKEKGPTIGVDVFAGEPADMMERGVIEPVRVKKQAIKSASEAAIMILRIDDVIAASKLEKEKEGKGGETGGEDTEF